From Armatimonadota bacterium:
TACTAGCTTTTCGTCCACGGCAATTAGTGGATTTGGCACTGGTGCACTTTGTGTGATTTCAGGTCACTTAGGATACTACGTTGTTGGAGATGATGCTGCCTCCTCAACAGTCACGCGATTGACCCGATATGGGACGGATAACGTGATTTTAGGGTCATCCACCACCAGTTCCGTTGATGTTCCTTCTTATCGCTGGAGCGGTGCCAACATTTTGGCTCCAGAGCCTGGACCGTTTGTCGCTATGGGGTTAGGTTTAGCCGCATTAATTGTGCGCCGTCGACGCAAGGATTAAGTATATTTATCTGGAATGTTGCCGGAATGCTAGCAGTTTCGGCAATATTCTGATACAATCACTTGGGCCGAAGTTCCTTTGAGGATTTGCTCAAAGGCTTCGAAGGAGAACATCAATTGAATCTTAGACTACTTTGTTTGGTTACTGCGTTGGGAATGTGCGTTGCTGCAAATGCCAACGGAATTTTGACGATCAACGACCCACACAAGACGGTGACTGCCGGTTCTAGCCAGTCCATCTTGTTTACTGGCACGCTCAGCATTACCCAAGATTGGAATAGCTTATCACTTTGGTATCCACATGCCTATTTGCAAGGTGGTTATGGGTCAAGGATAGATGCAGGAAACGTCCATTCAGACTTTTTGACATGGCTTGGCACAATTGGTAGCCACCAAGCAGGTGCAACTTATTCCGGCGGTCTGTTTTATATGGACATGGATGCTGGCGATCCTATGGGTATGTATGATCACACCTTTGCTTCGTTGACAGCTCCTTGCAATGTGTACATCGATTTTAATTCTAACCAATCGAACTATGTACGCAGCAATGTAACCGCTATTTCGATTAATGCCGTACCTGAGCCTGGCACTTACGCCGCCCTAGGTTTGGGATTGGTCGGCGTGATTGCATCGCGACGAAAGCGCTCTAAGTAAATCTTCCCCGTTGATCATTCCCTTTGCACAGATGTGCAAAGGGAATTTTCTTTATCCTACATAGATTTCTTGGTCGTTCCAACAGGTCTGCAGATAATCTATTTGCCCGCAATGCAATGTTGCGTGCCATCCCGGCAGATTCATCATAAACCACATCGGCATTGTCCATCCTTGGCCGGAATCTATTTCTGAATCGACTTCATCAGCTTGAATTGTTTCGAGAGCGGAGATGACTTCTTCCAAGCCCATATTGAATGCTTGGATCACCTGTTCCCTGGTCGTAATCGCCTCTTCTTCGGCGTTGTTTTGCGCGATCCATAGCTCCAGATCTTCGGGTTGCGGGGGTTTTCTGTCGCGAATCATCTTCGCAAACCGACTGTAATAGAGTGCGGTGTGGGCGGCGATCCTTAAAGCCGATTTAGCAGTCGGAGCAGGAGTCCAATGGAGTTTATCATCTGGTACATGCGAGAAGTTCCTGAGGAACATTTGCATATTATCCCTTGCACTCTTTTTAGCAGCTTCGACGGCTTCGATCATTAACACCTTGCCGTCTTTCGCTTTTTGCCTAGGCGGTTCATGTTCACAACTTTTTCTATGTACTCCGGTGCAGAAGGAACCTTGCATGCAGTGTTCCCCATATTTACTTTGACCTTTCCTAGCGCCTGCCCTACTTTGATCGCCTCAGGGCACAGTTCAGCAACCCCACACCCTACGCAGATCACGAAATTGTTCATTTTATAGCGCACACGATCGGGCTGATCATGCAAAGTTTCTTGCACGCGGATGAGCAACTTTCTTAAATGCTCGATGTCAAGTTCAGAATCTGGCTTAACTCCTACTAGCGATGACAGTGTTCCCCATCCACAGACTGCAGCCCTTTTGTCCTCGGATTCAATCCACTCTAAAGCAAGCTCCCATCCATGTGGACCGTCCGCCGCTACCCATGCAACTGCATATTCTGCAATGGCATCATTGTTTGCCTTCGAAAGCCAATCTCGCAAATCGTCTTTGGACATTTTGCTTTCATCGGCAATAAGCCCGGCAAGATACATCGCGTCGTACACTCCTGTGTTGTAAAGATCCTTGGCAAGCTGATAATCCTTCTTGATAGCTTTTTCATACTTCTTTAAATATTCAATTTTGACGCCATACATGGGATCGGTAACGCCGTGGTTTCGCAAAACCTTGCAATACCCTTCACTGCCTAAAGGTTTAATTTCTTCCAGTATTTGTTCCGCTGTGTAGTTGCTCATTTGGATTCCTCAAATGCTCTTTCAAGCCCTGCAATATCAAACTTCACCATGCCCATCATAGCTTGCATCACTGCGGCGCGATGCGCTGAATTTCCAGCTTCCATAAGTTCATTCATCCTCTTCGGAGTTACTTGCCAACTGATGCCATATCGGTCGCGAAGCCAGCCGCAGGCAACTCCTTCACCGCCTTCCACCAATGCATCCCAAATGCGATCAACTTCGGCCTGGTCGTTACACAAAATGCTAATGGAAAAGGAATTTTTTGGTTCTGGTCCGCCAGGAGCTTGCATGATCACAAACTCTTGCCCACCGATCGTGAAGTTGATGACGATCACTTCTGGCGCGTCGCTCTCGCCAACCGGGACGCGCTCGATTGAACGGATTTCGGAGTTCTCAATCAGAGAAGTGTACAAGTTTGCAGCTTCTTCTGCATTATTTTGAAACCACAAAAAGCTTCGTGTGCGGACGGACATGGTGCGTATTCTACACACCAATGCGCCTATTTGGTACGCCCGCGAGCCAGATTTTAGACCGCACTGCTGACTAGTCTAAACAAACAGAATGCAGCGGAAACCGCGAGCGGCGTAATACGATTCCGCGCCGTTGTGATAGACGAACACCCGGTCAAACCGCCTG
This genomic window contains:
- a CDS encoding PEP-CTERM sorting domain-containing protein, which encodes MCVAANANGILTINDPHKTVTAGSSQSILFTGTLSITQDWNSLSLWYPHAYLQGGYGSRIDAGNVHSDFLTWLGTIGSHQAGATYSGGLFYMDMDAGDPMGMYDHTFASLTAPCNVYIDFNSNQSNYVRSNVTAISINAVPEPGTYAALGLGLVGVIASRRKRSK
- a CDS encoding DinB family protein; this encodes MIEAVEAAKKSARDNMQMFLRNFSHVPDDKLHWTPAPTAKSALRIAAHTALYYSRFAKMIRDRKPPQPEDLELWIAQNNAEEEAITTREQVIQAFNMGLEEVISALETIQADEVDSEIDSGQGWTMPMWFMMNLPGWHATLHCGQIDYLQTCWNDQEIYVG
- a CDS encoding DNA alkylation repair protein; the encoded protein is MSNYTAEQILEEIKPLGSEGYCKVLRNHGVTDPMYGVKIEYLKKYEKAIKKDYQLAKDLYNTGVYDAMYLAGLIADESKMSKDDLRDWLSKANNDAIAEYAVAWVAADGPHGWELALEWIESEDKRAAVCGWGTLSSLVGVKPDSELDIEHLRKLLIRVQETLHDQPDRVRYKMNNFVICVGCGVAELCPEAIKVGQALGKVKVNMGNTACKVPSAPEYIEKVVNMNRLGKKRKTARC
- a CDS encoding VOC family protein, encoding MSVRTRSFLWFQNNAEEAANLYTSLIENSEIRSIERVPVGESDAPEVIVINFTIGGQEFVIMQAPGGPEPKNSFSISILCNDQAEVDRIWDALVEGGEGVACGWLRDRYGISWQVTPKRMNELMEAGNSAHRAAVMQAMMGMVKFDIAGLERAFEESK